TCACCTCGCTGCCAACAAGTCTCAAAAGCAAAAGCGCAAGCTCCGTAAAGCCGGACTTGTAAGCAAAGGTGACCAAAAGCGTATTGGCGAAATGATCTGATCGGCACAGAGAGGCAACGACCTCTCCCATGCCTTAACTGAACGAATAAACTGAACCATAAAGGAGGGATTACGATGGCAAGAGTAAAAGGTGGGTATGTAGCCCGTCGTCGTCGTAAAAGAGTATTAAAGCTTGCAAAAGGATACGTAGGATCCAAGCATCGTTTATTTAAAACCGCACAGGGACAGGTTATGAAATCGCATCTGTATGCGTACCGTGACCGTCGTCAGAAGAAGCGTGACTTCCGTAAACTCTGGATCGCACGAATCAATGCGGCAGCCAGAATCAACGGTCTTTCTTACAACCGTTTCATGCACGGCCTGAAGCAGGCGGGTATCGAAATGAACCGTAAGATGCTTGCTGATCTCGCGATTAACGACGAGAAAGCATTTGCTGAACTTGCTGATAAGGCAAAAGCAAACCTGAAGTAATGAAAAGCAGGGTGGCGATGTATCCAGAATCGGGATCATGGTCATCCTTTTTTTCGCTTTTATGCAGGAGCGACCCCATGGGAGGTGACCGGTATGGAATGGTCATGGATGAACATTGTATTTGTGTATACGGCGGTGATCAGCCTTGTTGGGGTTTTTCTGATGATGTCGGACAAAGGCCGTGCCATCAATCAAAAATACCGGATTTCAGAGCGCACGCTCCTGACAGTAGCTGCTCTTGGCGGTGCGATGGCCATGTTGATGATGGCGAGACTGATCAGGCATAAGACGAAGCGGCCCAAGTTTATGCTCGGCATGCCGATGATGGCAATCGTCCATGTCGGTTTGTTCATTTATTTTTTTTATGTCAGCTGATGATGTTTTTTATACTGTAGGAATGTTTAACTCCGTTAAGGGAATATAGTATAAGTACAAAAGAGGCTTTCGCCAATAAAGCTTGGCGACAAGCTGAGTTTTCTTCAGGAAAGGGGTGGTGTCTTGGAAACGATGAATGAAGCTGTCTTTCGGGCAGTGGAAGAGGCAGGCTGGATCGCACCGTTGATCTTTATTCTGCTGCATGTATTCAGACCCATACTCCTGTTGCCGGTTGTCGTGTTTTATATTGCCGGCGGCTATCTGTTCGGTATTTTTTACGGAACGCTGTATACCCTGATCGGCCTTGCGCTGATGAGTGCCGTGTTCTACGCGATCGTGAATGTGATTCCGTCTGCGAGACACTATTTATCGCGGGTCAAAAGACGTGTCTTCGGAGATCGTCAAATGTCTCTAGGGCAGGTCAACATTCTCCGTATGATGCCGTTTATTCATTTTCAGGTCCTTTCCCTGTATCTGATCGAAATGACTTCGTCGTTTAAAGAATATATGCGGTACTCTGTTGCCGGGGTGATTTTGCCAACGATCACCTACACGAGTTTCGGCGGATTTATTACGACGATGCCCTGGTATGCAACGTTGACGTTCTTTGCCGTTCTTGCGATCATCTTTTTCTGGTTTGGCCAAAAAGATGATCCGGAAGAGGATGAACTCAACCGAATCCTTGCCAAGGCAGGATTTTAAAGCCCCAAAGCTGTCCGTTGTGGACCATGCTTTGGGGCTTTTGATCGTTGACGGAAGCTTGATGGAAACAAAAGACTGCCGGCATCAACTGCCGACAGTCTTTGTGCAACATCCATAGTCTCAGTAACCCCGTCTCTCGAGCCGTCTGATCCATTCCCGGACCGGTGAGCGCCATTCCACGACAGCTTCCGGGTAGCGGAGCTTCAGCTCCCGTTCCATGAACTGAAAATCACGAAGGGACATCTTTTGGAAGTCATCAATATCCTCAGACCAGACCATAATTGTTGTCACATCAGGACCCGCGTTCAGGGAGTCCATAAATTTCTCGCCTTCAAACAGGGCTGATTTGTATGTGAAATCAATATTTTTACGAATGTTTTCTGTGTCATCAAGGAGATAAAAGTCGCCGCGGTTTTTGGCTGATTCGAGCTTCCGTCGAGGATCGAGAATGTATTTCGTGATACTGAAAACGATAATGGCTACGGCTATCATCAACAAAAGGCGAAAAAGCAGTATATGAAACATGGGAAACCTCTCCTTTTGAAATCCGGCGTAATAAAGACAAGCCTGACGGTTTCACCGTTTATTCCGGCGAAGTTGCGGTAATGTCTTCGGGTGAAATCCTGTCAAACGACGGCTTTGTCCGTTGAACAGGAACTGCTTCTTCTTGTGAATACGGATCAGGTTCGCATGAGGTTTCAAAAGAATTCTCCTGATCATGACAAACCGGATTCAAGTTCAGTATAATGAAGCCGTGGAATGAAAATCAAGAAAGAGGGCTGACAATGGATATCAATCGATTATTTAAGATGCAAAAAGCGCTCGATGAAAGCATTGAGAAGGCAAGAGATCTGCAGAATGAGGATCTCCTTGCCCGCAAATGTCTTGCGTTCTGTGTGGAACTTGGTGAACTGGCCAATGAAACCCGCTGCTTCAAGTTTTGGAGCGACAAGGGTGCCTCAGACAGGGAGACAATCCTTGAAGAATATGTGGACGGGGTGCATTTTCTTCTGTCCATCGGGCTCGAATTGAATCTGGATTCAGATAAGCAAGAGGTTAACATGAAGAACGCGGAAGACATCGGCAGGACAGCTGCTTTTATACAGGTGTATCAGGCGGTGACGGACCTGCAGAGATCTTACAACGCTCAAGATTATCAGACGCTTTTCGATGCATACTGGCAGCTCGGAGCTTCACTCGGATTTAAGGATCGTGACGTGGAACGGGCTTACGATGAGAAGAATGAGGTTAACTATCAGCGTCAGAAGGACGGATATTAATGCTTCGGATCCCGAAGGGTTTGAGATTCGTGCATGAAACCGTTATAATGGAACAGGTACATAACCTAGCATGGAAGATTAAAAGGAGGCAGTTTTCATGGATGATATGTTAAAGATGCTAAAAGAACTGACGGATGCCAATGGTGTCCCGGGTAATGAGCGTGAGCCGCGTCAGGTGATGAAGAAATACATCGAGCCTTTAGCGGACGAAATCGAAACCGACCATCTGGGGAGTCTGATAGCAAAGAAGACCGGATCCGTTGCGGATGGTCCGAAAATCATGGTGGCGGGTCACCTCGATGAAATCGGATTTATGGTGACGAATATTGATGAGCGCGGTTTTTTGAAGTTCCAGACGGTTGGGGGCTGGTGGGAACAAGTCATGCTCGCCCAGCGCGTCACGGTTATGACAAAAGAAGGGGACGTTCCCGGTGTGATCGGCTCCAAACCCCCTCATATCCTCCCTGCAGAAGCGAGGAAAAAGTCTGTCGACAAAAAGGAAATGTTTATCGACATCGGTGCCACATCAAGGGAGGAAGCGGAGTCTTTCGGCGTCAGACCGGGTGATTCTGTCGTGCCTGTCTGTGACTTTACTGTTATGAAAAACGAGAAGTTCCTCATGGCAAAAGCGTGGGATAACCGAATCGGCTGTGCAATCGCCATCGAAGTGCTCCGACAGCTCCAGGGCGTGGATCACCCGAATACCGTTTATGGTGTCGGAACCGTGCAGGAAGAAGTTGGCCTCCGTGGTGCGCGCACATCCGCCCACCATATCCAGCCGGACATTGGATTTGGGGTTGATGTGGGGATTGCCGGTGATACACCGGGAGTCACAGAGAAAGATGCTCTGGCAAAGATGGGGAAAGGGCCGCAAATCATCATGTATGATGCGTCAATGATCTCCCATAAAGGGCTTCGAGATTTTGTAACAGGAACGGCTGATGAAAAAGAGATTCCGTATCAGTTTGATTCCGTCCCTGGAGGCGGTACAGATTCAGGAGCGATTCACCTGACGGCAAACGGTGTGCCGGCACTGTCGATTACCGTTGCAACCCGCTACATTCACACACATGCAGGCATCCTTCACCGGGATGACTTCGAGAATGCTGTTAAGCTGATTGTCGAAGTGATTAAAAAACTCGATCAGGATACGGTCAAAGCCATTACATTTGACTGACGGACAGTCGACCTGTTGCACGGATTTCGTGCAACAGGTTATTTTATTCAGAGGGAGACAAATCTCCGCTAATCGGGTATATATACATCACAAGGGGGAGATGGCATGGTCTGGCTTATTCATCAGTTGACGAGGAGTGTCCCGTTGTGGATATTTTTGCTCGGGGTCACTGTATTTTTCTTGTTTCTTCTGTTTGTGCTCCCTTCAGAGGCAGCGCGATCGACGGCGTATTTCGGGGGTGTTGAAGCGCCTGACACGCAGTTCTTCTATACAGGAGACGATCTTGTCCGGATCGCTTCGGCGTTCGGAGCGGAGGGCAGAGCGTACTACATACGTTCCCGTTTTACCTTTGATGTTGTTTGGCCACTGGCCTACGGATTTTTCCTCTGGTCAGGCATCGCGTGGCTGAAAGGGCTGATTGGCAACCAGCTGCTTCGGTATTTGCCGTTGATTCCGGTCACTGCGGTTCTGCTTGATTTTCTTGAAAACAGCGGGGCGTCCCTTGTGATGTACGTTTATCCCGAGCAGATTCCAATCATAACCGGACTGATCCCGTTATTCACCACCTTGAAGTGGCTGATAATCGGTGTGTCGTTTGCATTGTTGGCTGGTCTCTTGGTGATGACCCCTGTCATTCGAAGAGGAGAGAGACGGCGAAGGATCAGAACAGATAAAGAATAAGAGGTGTGATCATCAAGAAGGCATACTGCATTTTCCAACATACAACTTGTGTTTCCCAAGCGTTTTGCCTATGATAGAATATGTGGATTTAAATGAAATGAGGAGCTGACAGTTATGAACATCAACACCATCATGAAAGGTGCTGCAGTGGGCAGTGTGTTTTTCCTTGCTGCATGCGGCAATAACGAATCAAATGACAGCATGGGCGAGATTGAAATCGGCTACAATAACTGGGCTGAGAATATTGCAGTGACAAATATGTGGAAGATCCTTTTAGAGGAACAGGGGTATGACGTCACGATTACACCTCTTGAGAAGGCCCCGATTTGGTCAGCTGTAGCCAATGATAACATCGATATTGGCATGGAGATCTGGCTTCCGATCACGGATGAACCATTTTACGAAGAGTATAATGAGGACATTCATATCGGTGAGATGTGGTTTGAAGCTGCGAATCTCGGCTTTGCAGTTCCGGACTATATGCCGATCACAAGCATCGATGAACTCGATACTGTCTATGACGAGATTAATGGTGAAATTACGGGCATAGAAGCAGGAGCAAGTATCTCAGAACTTGCTGATCAGACTCTTGAGCATTATGGACTTGAGGTGAGTCAGACAAACAGTTCCGAGGCTGCCATGATGACAGCTCTCGATACGGCATATCAGGCTGAGGAACCGATCGTCGTTGCGATGTGGAATCCACATTGGGCTTTCGCAGAGTATAATATTCGCTATCTGGAAGATCCTAAAGGAACCTTTGGAGAACCGGATGATATATTCTTCATGACAAGAACGGGATTCCCTGAAGATCATCCTGACATTCTTGAGTGGTTAAATACGTGGGAAATGAACGATGAGAACCTTGGTGAGTTAATGGCGATGATTAATGAGCAGGGTGAAGAAGAGGGAGCTAGTCGATGGATTGAGGAAAACCGGGATACGATTGATACGTGGATTCAATAATCAACGGCATATTTCAGCCCGACAGTACCAGTGAAAGGGGGCAAT
This genomic window from [Bacillus] selenitireducens MLS10 contains:
- a CDS encoding dUTP diphosphatase translates to MDINRLFKMQKALDESIEKARDLQNEDLLARKCLAFCVELGELANETRCFKFWSDKGASDRETILEEYVDGVHFLLSIGLELNLDSDKQEVNMKNAEDIGRTAAFIQVYQAVTDLQRSYNAQDYQTLFDAYWQLGASLGFKDRDVERAYDEKNEVNYQRQKDGY
- the rpmI gene encoding 50S ribosomal protein L35, whose amino-acid sequence is MPKMKTHSGASKRFKKTGSGKLKRGKAFTSHLAANKSQKQKRKLRKAGLVSKGDQKRIGEMI
- the rplT gene encoding 50S ribosomal protein L20, whose translation is MARVKGGYVARRRRKRVLKLAKGYVGSKHRLFKTAQGQVMKSHLYAYRDRRQKKRDFRKLWIARINAAARINGLSYNRFMHGLKQAGIEMNRKMLADLAINDEKAFAELADKAKANLK
- a CDS encoding glycine betaine ABC transporter substrate-binding protein, which translates into the protein MNINTIMKGAAVGSVFFLAACGNNESNDSMGEIEIGYNNWAENIAVTNMWKILLEEQGYDVTITPLEKAPIWSAVANDNIDIGMEIWLPITDEPFYEEYNEDIHIGEMWFEAANLGFAVPDYMPITSIDELDTVYDEINGEITGIEAGASISELADQTLEHYGLEVSQTNSSEAAMMTALDTAYQAEEPIVVAMWNPHWAFAEYNIRYLEDPKGTFGEPDDIFFMTRTGFPEDHPDILEWLNTWEMNDENLGELMAMINEQGEEEGASRWIEENRDTIDTWIQ
- a CDS encoding TVP38/TMEM64 family protein codes for the protein MNEAVFRAVEEAGWIAPLIFILLHVFRPILLLPVVVFYIAGGYLFGIFYGTLYTLIGLALMSAVFYAIVNVIPSARHYLSRVKRRVFGDRQMSLGQVNILRMMPFIHFQVLSLYLIEMTSSFKEYMRYSVAGVILPTITYTSFGGFITTMPWYATLTFFAVLAIIFFWFGQKDDPEEDELNRILAKAGF
- a CDS encoding DUF1294 domain-containing protein; the encoded protein is MEWSWMNIVFVYTAVISLVGVFLMMSDKGRAINQKYRISERTLLTVAALGGAMAMLMMARLIRHKTKRPKFMLGMPMMAIVHVGLFIYFFYVS
- a CDS encoding M42 family metallopeptidase, which translates into the protein MDDMLKMLKELTDANGVPGNEREPRQVMKKYIEPLADEIETDHLGSLIAKKTGSVADGPKIMVAGHLDEIGFMVTNIDERGFLKFQTVGGWWEQVMLAQRVTVMTKEGDVPGVIGSKPPHILPAEARKKSVDKKEMFIDIGATSREEAESFGVRPGDSVVPVCDFTVMKNEKFLMAKAWDNRIGCAIAIEVLRQLQGVDHPNTVYGVGTVQEEVGLRGARTSAHHIQPDIGFGVDVGIAGDTPGVTEKDALAKMGKGPQIIMYDASMISHKGLRDFVTGTADEKEIPYQFDSVPGGGTDSGAIHLTANGVPALSITVATRYIHTHAGILHRDDFENAVKLIVEVIKKLDQDTVKAITFD